From one Synechocystis sp. PCC 6803 substr. PCC-P genomic stretch:
- a CDS encoding DUF2442 domain-containing protein: MSLETLGKNISTVEITHISSHGIWLLSGDNELFLSYDDFPWFKNALVKHIFNVIEPTANHFYWPDLDVDLTLDIIKHPERFPLVCTES, from the coding sequence ATGAGCTTAGAGACGCTTGGCAAAAACATTTCAACTGTTGAAATTACCCATATTTCTAGCCATGGAATTTGGTTGTTGTCTGGGGACAATGAGTTATTTTTGTCCTACGACGATTTTCCCTGGTTTAAAAACGCTCTGGTAAAACATATTTTCAATGTCATTGAGCCAACCGCCAATCATTTTTATTGGCCCGATCTGGACGTAGATTTGACCTTGGACATCATCAAACATCCTGAACGTTTTCCCCTAGTTTGTACTGAATCTTAA
- the dapB gene encoding 4-hydroxy-tetrahydrodipicolinate reductase: MANQDLIPVVVNGAAGKMGREVIKAVAQAPDLQLVGAVDHNPSLQGQDIGEVVGIAPLEVPVLADLQSVLVLATQEKIQGVMVDFTHPSGVYDNVRSAIAYGVRPVVGTTGLSEQQIQDLGDFAEKASTGCLIAPNFAIGVLLMQQAAVQACQYFDHVEIIELHHNQKADAPSGTAIKTAQMLAEMGKTFNPPAVEEKETIAGAKGGLGPGQIPIHSIRLPGLIAHQEVLFGSPGQLYTIRHDTTDRACYMPGVLLGIRKVVELKGLVYGLEKLL, from the coding sequence ATGGCTAATCAAGATTTAATTCCTGTGGTAGTGAACGGTGCGGCTGGAAAAATGGGCCGGGAAGTAATTAAAGCCGTAGCCCAAGCCCCCGATCTCCAATTGGTGGGGGCAGTGGATCATAATCCCAGTCTCCAAGGTCAAGACATTGGCGAAGTGGTGGGCATTGCCCCCCTGGAAGTTCCTGTCTTAGCTGATCTCCAGAGTGTGTTGGTGTTGGCCACCCAGGAAAAAATTCAAGGGGTAATGGTGGACTTCACCCATCCCAGCGGCGTTTATGACAATGTTCGTTCGGCGATCGCCTATGGGGTGCGGCCAGTGGTGGGTACCACCGGATTGAGTGAGCAACAAATCCAAGACCTAGGGGATTTTGCTGAAAAAGCTAGTACAGGTTGTCTGATTGCCCCTAACTTTGCCATTGGAGTTCTGTTGATGCAACAAGCTGCTGTGCAAGCCTGCCAATACTTTGACCACGTGGAAATTATCGAATTACACCATAACCAGAAAGCCGACGCCCCTAGCGGCACTGCCATTAAAACCGCCCAAATGTTAGCGGAAATGGGCAAAACATTTAACCCACCGGCCGTAGAAGAAAAGGAAACCATTGCGGGAGCTAAGGGAGGACTAGGGCCAGGGCAAATTCCCATCCACAGCATTCGTTTACCGGGGCTAATCGCCCATCAAGAAGTCCTATTTGGTTCCCCAGGGCAACTTTATACCATCCGTCACGACACCACCGACCGGGCTTGCTATATGCCGGGGGTACTTTTAGGCATTCGTAAAGTGGTAGAACTGAAGGGCTTAGTTTACGGTCTGGAAAAACTACTCTAG
- a CDS encoding WecB/TagA/CpsF family glycosyltransferase, producing the protein MTISRTIISTRIDCTDYGQATATIINLAKAAIASYVVAANVHVVMSAYGNKSYQEIINQAVLVTPDGMPLVWGLKLLGYPQATRVYGPDLMLTICQRAAAENLGIYLYGGTEDCLQQLKVNLIKRFPKLKIVGADSPPFRPLEPEEEKNALAKIKQSGAGILFVGLGCPKQEIWMANHYQKIDLVMVGVGAAFNFHSGLVSQAPRWLMAMGLEWLYRLRMEPKRLWRRYLINNPAFIVLFTWQWLTNKTTL; encoded by the coding sequence GTGACCATTTCCCGCACCATTATCAGCACGAGAATTGACTGCACAGACTATGGACAAGCCACAGCCACCATCATTAATTTAGCTAAAGCGGCGATCGCCAGTTATGTGGTAGCGGCCAATGTCCATGTGGTAATGAGTGCCTATGGCAATAAAAGTTATCAAGAAATTATTAATCAAGCTGTGTTGGTCACCCCCGATGGTATGCCATTGGTGTGGGGATTAAAATTGCTCGGTTACCCGCAGGCCACCAGAGTTTATGGCCCGGATTTGATGCTAACAATTTGTCAGCGGGCCGCGGCGGAAAACCTTGGTATTTATCTTTATGGTGGCACAGAAGATTGTTTGCAGCAACTTAAAGTTAACCTAATTAAACGGTTTCCTAAACTGAAGATTGTTGGCGCTGATTCTCCCCCTTTTCGCCCACTAGAACCTGAGGAAGAAAAAAACGCCTTGGCCAAAATTAAGCAGTCCGGCGCTGGTATCCTTTTTGTTGGTTTAGGTTGTCCTAAGCAGGAAATTTGGATGGCTAATCATTACCAAAAAATAGATCTAGTCATGGTGGGGGTGGGAGCCGCTTTTAATTTCCACAGTGGTTTGGTGTCTCAAGCTCCCCGTTGGTTAATGGCCATGGGATTGGAATGGCTCTACCGTTTGCGCATGGAACCGAAGCGATTATGGCGCAGATATTTAATTAACAACCCCGCTTTTATTGTTCTATTTACTTGGCAATGGTTAACAAATAAAACAACTTTATAA
- a CDS encoding UPF0182 family protein, with the protein MPSAVGESKNFPNGSPLNKGVRAMKGWVKGAIVLAIALVGLEVIARIYVENLWFQELSFQSVFWKRVRWQGSIALITGFISWGFIVFQVKVTNRLIQEEAQLKGLAVAQAVYAPVPVAIGSRYLPMPAPPVGPKAHSRPLQLPVLLPLIIVLQLILISLVMYYVFITIQVWTPDYTLPNITPAVPQPFRLHFLFTSFSGMGSQLGVTALAGMLALIGVLRGPRLLPGLVFILSAVWGLLLSGNWFRLLLSVNSQPFNTIDPQFHHDISFYIFQIPLWQLLESWWRGLFLFSLLGVTLIILKSADSLSEGRFPGFSAAQLRHISALGAAVALTLGVEHWLKRYDYLFANHGVVYGANYTDIHWRLPVETGLAIFSMAIAIWLGWLSVKGWPRAKGTGAPQRRGQLPIIGLWLPVAVYLLILLLQNLGGWAIELLVVQPNQLTRERPYLARNIAATREAFNLQIIQPATLTGRGQLTPASLERNRLTLNNIRLWDPIPLLKTNRQLQQIRLYYKFSDADLDRYTIRVQKDDTQTISTAKQQTLIAPRELDYTAVPEKAQTWVNKHLVYTHGYGFTLSPVNLVDQGGLPYYFVKDIGTDENAGALRTSSELIRTSIPIGKPRIYFGEITDNYIMTNTAIPELDFPSGEANVYNFYDGRGGIFLNSPIRKLLFAVYLRDWQMLFTENFKPDTRVLFRRNINHRIRHIAPFLRFDRDPYLVTAKVKGEEHSTLYWLIDAYTTSNSYPYSDPGEGDANQPGRNFNYIRNSVKILVDAYNGDVRFFTIDKQDPLINAWQKIFPELFLPFSSMPSTLKSHIRYPVDMFSTQSERLLTYHMEDIDVFYNREDQWRIPQETYADEQQPIAPYYLIMKLAGIDAKEEEFVLSQVYTPNARNNLIALLFARCDEQNYGKLLLYTLPKERLVYGPEQIEALVNQDPVISERISLWNRRGSRAIQGNLLVIPIEESLLYVEPIYLEAEKNSLPTLARVVVVYGNQIAMAESLNEAIEAIFDPNPTGRNAIVRPLDDTVNDLNSELN; encoded by the coding sequence GTGCCGTCAGCAGTTGGGGAATCAAAAAACTTTCCCAATGGTTCACCACTAAACAAGGGGGTTAGGGCCATGAAAGGGTGGGTCAAGGGGGCGATTGTTCTGGCCATTGCTTTGGTGGGTTTGGAAGTCATTGCCCGCATCTATGTGGAAAATCTCTGGTTCCAGGAGTTAAGCTTCCAGTCCGTCTTTTGGAAGCGGGTGCGCTGGCAAGGGAGCATTGCTCTGATTACAGGCTTTATTTCCTGGGGCTTTATTGTCTTCCAGGTTAAAGTCACTAATCGCCTGATCCAAGAGGAGGCCCAACTGAAAGGCCTGGCCGTTGCCCAAGCTGTTTATGCACCAGTGCCCGTGGCGATCGGTTCTCGTTACTTGCCCATGCCCGCTCCCCCGGTGGGCCCCAAAGCCCATTCCCGTCCCCTGCAACTACCCGTTCTACTGCCCCTAATTATTGTCCTACAACTGATTCTGATATCCCTGGTGATGTATTACGTTTTCATCACTATTCAGGTGTGGACTCCGGACTATACTTTGCCCAATATCACCCCAGCGGTGCCCCAACCCTTTCGGCTTCATTTTTTGTTTACTAGTTTCAGTGGCATGGGTAGCCAGTTGGGGGTGACGGCCTTGGCGGGTATGCTAGCCCTCATCGGTGTGTTGCGGGGTCCCAGACTATTACCGGGCTTGGTCTTTATTTTGAGTGCAGTTTGGGGACTGCTGCTATCTGGTAACTGGTTTCGACTGTTACTTTCTGTTAATAGTCAGCCCTTCAATACCATCGACCCCCAATTTCACCACGATATTAGCTTTTATATTTTCCAGATTCCCCTCTGGCAATTACTCGAAAGTTGGTGGCGGGGTTTATTCCTCTTCAGTTTGTTAGGGGTAACTCTAATTATTCTCAAATCCGCTGATAGTTTATCGGAGGGACGATTTCCCGGTTTTTCTGCAGCCCAATTGAGACATATAAGTGCTCTGGGAGCCGCAGTAGCTCTCACCCTAGGGGTGGAACATTGGTTAAAGCGTTACGATTATTTGTTTGCTAACCATGGCGTAGTCTATGGGGCCAACTACACCGACATTCATTGGCGTTTACCCGTAGAAACTGGGCTGGCGATTTTCAGCATGGCGATCGCCATTTGGTTGGGGTGGTTAAGCGTTAAGGGTTGGCCTAGGGCAAAAGGAACAGGTGCTCCCCAGCGGCGGGGACAGTTACCCATAATTGGCCTCTGGTTGCCAGTGGCTGTTTACTTGTTAATTCTGCTTCTGCAAAATTTGGGGGGTTGGGCGATCGAACTGTTAGTAGTGCAACCCAATCAACTCACCAGGGAAAGACCCTATCTCGCCCGCAACATCGCCGCCACTAGAGAGGCTTTTAACCTACAAATCATTCAGCCAGCTACCCTCACCGGCCGTGGCCAACTCACCCCCGCTAGCCTAGAGAGAAACCGACTCACCCTAAATAACATTCGCCTCTGGGATCCCATTCCCCTACTGAAAACTAATCGACAACTACAACAAATTCGCCTTTACTATAAGTTCTCTGATGCTGACCTGGACCGCTACACTATCCGGGTGCAAAAAGACGACACGCAAACCATTAGCACCGCCAAACAACAAACCCTCATTGCCCCCAGGGAATTGGACTACACCGCTGTACCAGAAAAGGCCCAAACCTGGGTGAACAAACATTTGGTCTATACCCACGGCTACGGCTTCACCCTTTCCCCCGTTAACCTAGTGGACCAAGGTGGATTGCCCTATTACTTTGTCAAAGATATTGGCACTGACGAAAACGCAGGCGCTCTACGTACCTCTAGTGAGTTGATCCGCACTAGTATTCCCATTGGTAAACCCCGCATTTATTTTGGTGAAATCACTGATAACTACATCATGACCAACACCGCCATTCCTGAACTGGATTTTCCCAGTGGAGAGGCCAATGTTTACAACTTTTATGACGGGCGGGGTGGCATTTTTTTAAATTCTCCCATCAGAAAATTATTATTTGCCGTTTATTTGCGGGATTGGCAAATGCTATTCACTGAGAACTTTAAGCCTGATACCAGAGTTTTATTTCGCCGCAATATTAACCATCGCATCCGCCACATTGCTCCCTTTTTGCGTTTTGACCGCGATCCTTACCTGGTGACAGCCAAAGTAAAAGGGGAAGAACATTCCACTCTTTATTGGCTGATCGATGCCTATACCACCAGCAATTCCTATCCCTATTCCGATCCGGGGGAAGGAGATGCTAACCAACCGGGGCGTAATTTCAATTACATTCGTAATTCAGTCAAAATTTTAGTGGATGCCTACAATGGTGATGTGCGTTTTTTCACTATTGATAAGCAAGATCCGCTAATTAATGCTTGGCAGAAAATATTTCCCGAACTGTTTTTACCTTTTAGTTCCATGCCCTCTACTTTAAAAAGTCATATTCGTTATCCAGTGGATATGTTTAGTACCCAATCGGAGCGATTGTTGACCTATCACATGGAAGATATTGATGTATTTTATAACCGGGAAGACCAATGGCGTATTCCCCAGGAAACCTATGCCGATGAGCAACAACCCATTGCCCCGTATTACCTAATTATGAAATTGGCAGGGATTGATGCCAAAGAAGAGGAATTTGTTCTTTCCCAAGTTTATACTCCTAATGCCCGCAATAACCTGATTGCCCTACTCTTTGCCCGCTGTGATGAACAAAATTATGGCAAATTGTTGCTCTACACCTTACCCAAGGAACGACTGGTTTATGGCCCAGAGCAAATTGAAGCTTTGGTGAACCAAGATCCAGTAATTTCCGAACGGATTAGTCTTTGGAACCGCCGGGGCTCCCGGGCCATTCAGGGTAATTTGCTGGTAATTCCCATTGAAGAATCCTTACTTTATGTGGAACCAATTTATCTGGAAGCTGAGAAAAATAGTTTGCCCACCCTCGCTCGGGTTGTGGTGGTTTATGGTAATCAAATTGCCATGGCAGAAAGCTTAAATGAAGCCATAGAGGCAATTTTTGATCCTAATCCGACCGGAAGAAACGCAATTGTTCGTCCTCTGGATGACACTGTCAATGACCTTAATAGTGAGTTGAATTAG
- a CDS encoding SGNH/GDSL hydrolase family protein — translation MQTISPASTLTQTPRFDHPLKVLAMGDSLVYGYGDPIGGGWAERLRRFWMEENGPVLYNLGIRGDRVAQVSERLEQEFRLRGEIRNKVPDLLILSVGVNDSPRLGRPDGRCFTDEILFQKQVEQLLDSARQLCPVLFVGMVPVNEAPMPFLDCFYFNHADQHRFKTITQQACGDRQIPYLDIFEIWQQRGQAWINDHLMADGLHPNVAGYKALLDDINHWQPLKELTSKVSQP, via the coding sequence ATGCAAACGATTTCCCCTGCGTCGACCCTTACCCAAACTCCCCGTTTTGACCACCCCCTGAAAGTGTTGGCCATGGGGGACAGCCTTGTCTACGGTTACGGAGATCCCATTGGTGGCGGTTGGGCAGAACGGCTACGGCGATTTTGGATGGAAGAAAATGGCCCCGTACTCTATAACCTCGGTATCCGTGGCGATCGGGTAGCCCAAGTTAGTGAACGTCTGGAGCAAGAATTTCGCCTGCGGGGAGAAATCCGCAACAAAGTCCCCGATTTGCTGATTCTCTCTGTGGGGGTAAACGACTCCCCCCGGTTGGGTCGGCCTGATGGACGGTGTTTCACCGATGAAATTCTCTTTCAAAAACAGGTGGAGCAGCTATTGGACAGCGCCCGTCAACTTTGCCCGGTGCTTTTTGTCGGTATGGTGCCCGTCAACGAAGCTCCCATGCCTTTCCTTGATTGTTTTTACTTTAACCACGCTGACCAACATCGTTTCAAAACTATTACCCAACAGGCCTGCGGCGATCGCCAAATTCCCTACCTAGATATCTTTGAAATTTGGCAACAGCGGGGCCAAGCATGGATTAACGATCATCTCATGGCCGATGGACTCCATCCTAACGTGGCGGGCTACAAAGCGCTCTTGGATGACATCAACCACTGGCAACCCCTAAAGGAACTAACCAGCAAGGTATCTCAACCCTAG
- a CDS encoding co-chaperone YbbN, whose amino-acid sequence MLAVNEDNFDNLVLQCPKPILVYFGAPWCGLCHFVKPLLNHLHGEWQEQLVCVEVNADVNLHLANAYRLKNLPTLILFNRGQVIQRLEDFRVREDLHRIREQIAVSLFSP is encoded by the coding sequence ATGCTAGCCGTTAACGAAGACAACTTTGATAACCTCGTTCTTCAATGTCCAAAACCGATCTTGGTTTACTTTGGCGCTCCCTGGTGCGGACTATGTCACTTTGTCAAACCCCTGCTCAACCATCTCCACGGCGAATGGCAAGAGCAACTCGTTTGTGTGGAGGTTAATGCTGATGTCAACCTGCATTTAGCCAACGCCTACCGCTTAAAAAATCTTCCCACTCTGATCCTCTTTAACCGTGGTCAGGTGATTCAACGGCTAGAGGATTTTCGGGTTAGGGAAGATCTCCATCGCATCCGGGAACAAATAGCAGTTTCCCTTTTCTCTCCCTGA
- a CDS encoding PepSY domain-containing protein, which produces MDTIKQISYFLAGVVLMEMTLTAAIARADDRDVTAQERQRIVQALNALGCSSFDDAEYEIDKRRFEIDDAICADGRKYEIYLDANYQLIKKELED; this is translated from the coding sequence ATGGATACCATCAAACAAATTAGCTATTTTCTGGCCGGTGTGGTACTGATGGAAATGACCCTCACAGCGGCGATCGCCAGGGCCGATGACCGGGATGTAACGGCCCAGGAAAGACAGAGAATTGTCCAAGCCCTCAATGCCCTGGGCTGTAGTTCCTTTGATGATGCAGAGTACGAAATCGACAAAAGACGGTTTGAAATTGACGACGCGATTTGTGCCGATGGGCGGAAATATGAAATTTATCTAGATGCTAACTATCAGCTGATCAAGAAGGAATTAGAGGACTAA
- a CDS encoding nucleoside monophosphate kinase, translated as MRLVMLGGPGSGKSTQSHNLSQELKLPVISMGGILREAIANATPLGIKAKPYVERGDLLPDPMMIEFIQQRLVQEDGGQGWILEGYPRTAFQAEELDFLLEDLGQPLDWALYLKIDEATMVERSLNRSLFDDHPEAITTRIGKFHEYTVPLLEYYAAKQNLLTVNAYPEVDQVTKLILARL; from the coding sequence ATGCGATTAGTTATGCTCGGTGGCCCGGGGTCAGGGAAAAGCACCCAGTCCCATAACCTCAGCCAAGAACTTAAGTTGCCAGTGATTTCCATGGGGGGTATTCTGCGGGAAGCCATTGCCAACGCCACTCCCCTGGGAATCAAGGCTAAACCCTATGTGGAAAGAGGGGATCTGTTGCCAGATCCGATGATGATCGAATTTATTCAACAGAGGTTGGTGCAGGAAGATGGGGGTCAGGGTTGGATTTTGGAAGGTTATCCTCGCACCGCTTTCCAAGCAGAAGAACTGGACTTTTTACTCGAAGATCTGGGGCAGCCCCTGGATTGGGCCCTGTACCTGAAAATTGATGAAGCCACGATGGTGGAACGTTCCCTCAACCGTTCTTTGTTTGACGATCATCCTGAAGCCATCACCACTCGCATTGGCAAGTTTCATGAGTACACCGTTCCCCTATTGGAATACTACGCTGCGAAGCAAAACCTACTCACAGTGAATGCATACCCCGAAGTTGATCAAGTTACAAAGCTAATTTTGGCTCGGCTTTAG
- the tsaB gene encoding tRNA (adenosine(37)-N6)-threonylcarbamoyltransferase complex dimerization subunit type 1 TsaB, which yields MTVPPPLSLADHSLGLAIHTATGQLGLALQRGENPVAQQTWPLDRELLNQLHNCLGDFLPSQQWSELDYLAVAQGPGSFTSVRIGMVTARTLAQQLQIPLFTISTLACFAQSLVKTCGDGELLAVTMPATRGYFYGALYQIVGEKLITLDGDRLWLPEDWQQLMADKGVKQIHATPDQLGITAPQLLTLAWQHWLLGDRPHWSAAQPFYGMSPTDPVAN from the coding sequence ATGACCGTACCTCCTCCCCTTTCCCTGGCCGATCATAGTTTGGGCTTGGCCATCCACACCGCCACCGGCCAGCTAGGTTTAGCTCTACAACGGGGAGAAAATCCAGTGGCCCAGCAAACTTGGCCCTTGGATCGGGAATTACTCAATCAATTACACAATTGTTTAGGGGATTTTTTGCCTAGCCAACAGTGGTCTGAGTTAGATTATCTGGCCGTAGCCCAGGGCCCTGGTAGCTTTACCAGTGTCCGCATTGGCATGGTCACCGCCCGTACCTTGGCCCAGCAATTACAAATTCCCCTATTTACCATTTCTACCCTGGCTTGTTTTGCCCAATCTTTGGTTAAAACCTGTGGCGATGGCGAATTATTGGCTGTCACTATGCCCGCAACCAGGGGTTATTTTTATGGGGCGCTCTATCAAATAGTCGGGGAAAAACTAATTACCCTAGACGGCGATCGCCTTTGGTTACCGGAGGATTGGCAACAACTTATGGCGGATAAAGGGGTAAAACAGATTCACGCTACCCCAGATCAGCTCGGTATCACTGCCCCCCAACTCCTCACCCTCGCTTGGCAACATTGGCTCCTTGGCGATCGACCCCACTGGTCAGCGGCCCAACCTTTTTATGGCATGAGTCCCACCGACCCTGTGGCAAATTAA
- a CDS encoding A24 family peptidase, whose product MDPLIAPLAFLLAIALGCAVGSFLNVVAYRLPEGLSLVHPPSRCPHCGHRLGPKENVPVVGWLWLRGKCRWCQTAISPRYPLVEAATGFLFALTCWRFGWQWQTFGYWILISFLISLTLIDWDTMTLPNSLTKPGLVLGLLFHLLLGWQRGHWIVPLVEAIASAVLGLWLFDLIRMGGSLLLGREGMGDGDPKLASMVGAWLGWPSLLLTTFIACFIGSIYGGLKLLLGTLQRRQGFPFGPFLAIGALISLFWGEKLITSYLNFVTPQF is encoded by the coding sequence ATGGATCCCCTGATTGCCCCCCTTGCTTTCCTACTTGCCATTGCTCTGGGCTGTGCCGTGGGTAGTTTTCTCAACGTGGTGGCCTATCGTTTGCCAGAAGGTTTATCCCTGGTACATCCCCCTTCCCGTTGTCCCCACTGTGGCCACCGACTGGGCCCGAAGGAGAATGTGCCAGTGGTGGGTTGGCTTTGGCTACGGGGTAAATGCCGTTGGTGCCAAACTGCCATTTCTCCCCGCTATCCCTTGGTGGAGGCTGCGACGGGATTCTTATTTGCCCTGACCTGTTGGCGTTTTGGTTGGCAGTGGCAAACCTTCGGCTACTGGATATTAATTAGTTTTTTAATCTCCCTGACTTTAATTGACTGGGACACCATGACCCTGCCCAATAGTTTGACTAAACCGGGATTGGTGCTTGGGCTGTTATTTCATTTACTACTGGGTTGGCAACGTGGCCATTGGATTGTCCCCTTGGTGGAGGCGATCGCCTCGGCGGTATTGGGGCTATGGTTGTTTGATTTGATCCGCATGGGAGGAAGTCTGTTGCTCGGTAGGGAAGGCATGGGGGACGGGGATCCCAAATTGGCATCCATGGTAGGGGCTTGGTTGGGCTGGCCGTCATTACTGTTGACCACCTTCATTGCCTGTTTCATCGGTTCCATCTATGGGGGTTTGAAGTTACTGTTGGGCACATTGCAACGGCGACAGGGTTTTCCCTTTGGCCCCTTTTTGGCGATCGGTGCCCTCATCAGTCTCTTTTGGGGTGAAAAATTGATCACTAGTTACTTAAATTTTGTGACCCCACAATTTTGA
- a CDS encoding DUF4160 domain-containing protein — protein sequence MSPTVFKEEGYRFFFFSREETRMHVHIYCEKGEAKFWLEPEIELAKNYKLSRSELKTIEKIIEARQNELRDAWQKHFNC from the coding sequence ATGAGTCCAACGGTTTTTAAAGAGGAGGGCTATCGTTTTTTCTTCTTTTCTCGTGAAGAAACAAGAATGCACGTCCATATCTATTGCGAAAAGGGAGAAGCAAAGTTTTGGCTTGAACCTGAAATTGAGTTGGCAAAAAACTACAAGTTATCTCGGTCGGAACTGAAAACCATCGAAAAGATTATTGAGGCCAGACAAAATGAGCTTAGAGACGCTTGGCAAAAACATTTCAACTGTTGA